AAGAATAACCAGAGCAAGAATAAAGTCTACAAGTTCTGTTAATGTCATGTCTGTGCATGCAAGATTAAGTATAGGTGAAACATCACAATAAAAATGGTTGATGATTACTGAATGGCAAAACGTTAGCTTAGAGATAAAGTAAATCTTTAGAAGAGATATAGCCAAGCCAATAAGCCAGGTAGAAAGAGCTAGAATAAAGCAAATGTGCCAGTTCATTATAGTCTGGTAATGTAAAGGATTGCAGATTGCCACATATCGATCAAATGCCATAACAGTTAATAAAACACACTCCGTGCAGCCcaggcaaaggaaaaaaaaaagctggcacaTGCAACCAACATATGTAATCGTATTATTTCCATTTAGAAATATGGACAGTAATTTAGGGACAGTGACTGTCACATACCATGTCTCAAGGAAGGACAGATTCCCCAGAAAGAAATACATTGGCTTATGTAATTTGGGACTGTAGTAGATTATTATGATGATAAAAAGGTTTTCTACAATGGTCAAAATATACATGAAAAGAAATATGAAGAAAAATAGCATCCGGACAGGAGGGGAGCTGGGGAAACCCAAAATAATGAAGGTACTGATGACATTTgtaaaattttccttcacttccaactCCAAAGATATCATCTGAAAGAGTATAGATTCAAGTAATGTATCAGGATTCAATATACATATAGCTAAGAATGAGGTAAATTACAGTCTTTTTAAAGAATGTGTAAAATCAAAGCTATTTTTGTACAGGTCTtcctgtcttttttatttgtttgcttaTTTGTCACACTTAAGTGATTCAGATCATCTAACAAATTTTTATATtatacaaagataacccgagtaaatacaaaatccATTTTTAAATGATGAATtcataattaaagtggatgtaaacccaatgtcatcctttctaaactattgccataggggttatctataaggatatacatgcctcctgcatgtatctttacctgtcaaatgtctcccctctgtctgttattagacccaaaaaactgcagattctgtgggtgggtctgttgtctggagctcggtgggtggagtcgtgatgtcagtagactccccgcccacctctacactccccttgtcaatatgcattttctctgtgtatttctaacactgaacttctgctgaacttctgctatgatctctaacatccagtgaaaagacagaaaagtaaccacatgacttcagcatgccaaatcatgctgaggtgtggaacagctaaTCCTTGcacagctgctgaagaaaggagtgggggagggaattaaaaaataatgcctgtgtcttaggctgtcactcacagcaagggggaggatttgacaaagtttttctcagtttgtcaagatttttctcactgaacaataaaagaggattgctcagagatggattaactctgtgtggccagactgggctcaaatgatagcaaatcttatactctacagtatgatataaaacaaaacaaaaaaaaaattcaggtttacatccactttaagggaaaaaagctgtccacaCCTGCCAagtcctatgtgaaaaagtaatcccCCCTTGCGAAATCATGAATAGATTGTGATTAACcatattttttggaaagctgagttaaacttTACTTGCTAcatccaggcctgattactgccagacctgttaaatCAAGAAATCCCTTAAATAGAAACTTTCTGAAAatgtgaagcacgctaaaagatctcaaaaggCAATACACCATGTTTCAATCTAAtggaattcaagaacagatgagaaacaaagtaattgccatgtatcagtctggaaatgGTTACAatgccatttctaaggctttggcaCTCCAGCAATCCACGGTGAGAGcctttatccacaaatggagaaaacttggaacagtgatgaatgttcccaggagtggccagcctaccaAAACTACTCCAAGAGTACAACGACAACTCattcaggaggtcataaaagaacctagaataacatctaaagaactgcaggcctcatatgcctcagttaaggtcagtgttAATAATTCAACAATACAAAAGAGACTAGGCAAAAATGGCCGCCATGGTAAAGgggaaagccactgctgaccaaaaagaacacaaagactcatctcacatttgccaaaaaacatcttgattatccccaagtcTTTTGGGGATTTTCTGtgaactgatgagacaaaagtttaactttttggaaggtgtgtgtcccattacatctggcataaaactaacacagcataTTCTTataaagaacatcataccaacagtaaaacatggtggaggtagtgtgatggcctggggctgctttgcagcttcaggacctggacaacttgtcataattgatggaaccatgaattctgtgctctaccagaaaatcctgaaggagaatgttcGGCTATCAGTtggtgacctcaagctcaagcgcaCTTAGGTTATGCatcaggacaatgatctgaaacacaccagcaagtccacctctgaattgctcaaaaaaattaattaattaatgtttcaaagtggcctagtcaaagtcagGACTTAAATTTGATTGAGAtactgtggcatgaccttaaacatgTCATTCATGCTCGATAACCCTCCAATGGGGCTGAATTAAAATAATTCTGCAAAGAATAGTGGCCCAAAATTCCTcaacagcgatgtgaaagactcattgccagttatcacaaacgcttgattgttgttgttgctgccaagggtggcacaaccaggtaTTAGGTTTAGGAgcaattacttttttcacatagggccaggcaggtttggacagttttTTCCATTAATAAATGAAATTggcatttaaaaactgcatttttttatttactcgggttatctttgtgtaatattaaaatttgtttgatgatctgaatcaaataagtgtgacaaataggcaaaaaaaaaaaaaatcaggaagggggcaaatactttttcacagcactttgTATTCGATAGAGTTGGGAATGGTTAAATCTCAATTGAACCCTTTTTATT
This window of the Aquarana catesbeiana isolate 2022-GZ linkage group LG01, ASM4218655v1, whole genome shotgun sequence genome carries:
- the LOC141133049 gene encoding olfactory receptor 6B1-like; translated protein: MISLELEVKENFTNVISTFIILGFPSSPPVRMLFFFIFLFMYILTIVENLFIIIIIYYSPKLHKPMYFFLGNLSFLETWYVTVTVPKLLSIFLNGNNTITYVGCMCQLFFFLCLGCTECVLLTVMAFDRYVAICNPLHYQTIMNWHICFILALSTWLIGLAISLLKIYFISKLTFCHSVIINHFYCDVSPILNLACTDMTLTELVDFILALVILLVPLLLTCLSYLCILSAILQIRNSTGRKKAFSTCGSHLVVVIMLYSTTLFMYARPSKAQSINSNKLVSVVYTVVTPFLNPIIYCLRNREVKAAIEKLVYRN